A genomic window from Corvus hawaiiensis isolate bCorHaw1 chromosome 29, bCorHaw1.pri.cur, whole genome shotgun sequence includes:
- the CTXND2 gene encoding cortexin domain containing 2, protein MESPTVLPSMDVDKAVATAFVVLLGLFLLAMTVRCARLVVDPYSAIPTSTWDEEPIN, encoded by the coding sequence ATGGAGTCCCCCACGGTGCTGCCCTCCATGGACGTGGACAAAGCCGTGGCCACGGCCTtcgtggtgctgctggggctctTCCTCCTCGCCATGACCGTGCGCTGCGCCCGGCTCGTGGTGGATCCCTACAGCGCCATCCCCACCTCCACCTGGGACGAGGAGCCCATCAACtga
- the SETDB1 gene encoding histone-lysine N-methyltransferase SETDB1 isoform X1 gives MEEMDSQDIKELQQEVMEELGISMEELQEIIDKEVENSEWVRQRKQQLEELEQCMRHKEEEVAHVDQLIDDAMRAINKCETLAKELYSMIGLQYRESSSEDEAPAAAEVIEIPDEEDDDVMSVDSGWKRSSSSPRISRDQSLLREAMVAMRKSARDVAKFMDAVSKKTSLQEAQKDAQPPQESPGAAQPVIVPAAPENDLNTDGDLKVGMRILGKKRTKTWHKGTLIAIQTVGAGKKYKVKFDNKGKSLLSGNHIAYDYHPSAERHHVGRRVVARYKDGNQMWLYAGIVAETPNVKNKDRFLIFFDDGYASYVKEWELYPVCRPLKKAWEDIEDVSCRDFIEEYITAYPNRPMVLLKNGQLIKTEWEGTWWKSRVEEVDGSLVKILFLEALPTGTVSVPFSFPQEDKRCEWIYRGSTRLEPMFSMKTSTASTQEKKQSGQTRTRPNVGAVRSKGPVVQYTQDLAGAGPQYKTPEQPPAARLASPQPAEMECSDNQLAQGRKQVAKKSTSFRPGSVGSGHSSPSSPVLSDAPAAGRALPAPQHRLPSSAPSQPFHGMMDRVPNEPSYRAPLEKLFYLPHVCSYTCLSRVRPIRSDQYRSRNPLLIPLLYDFRRMTARRRVNRKMGFHVLYKTPCGLCLRSMQEIERYLFETDCDFLFLEMFCLDPYVLVDRKFQPYKPYYYIADITKGKEDVPLSCVNEIDNTPPPQVAYSKERIPGKGVYINTSWEFLVGCDCKDGCRDKSRCACHQLTIQASGCTPGGQINPNSGYQHKRLEECLPTGVYECNKRCKCNVNMCTNRLVQHGLQVRLQLFKTQNKGWGIRCLDDIAKGSFVCIYAGKILTDDFADKEGLEMGDEYFANLDHIESVENFKEGYESDAKCSSDNSGVDLKDDDDDDENTGTDELEESNEDSSDDNFCKDESFSTSSVLRSYATRRQTRGQRDHGLSETASKDSGLTRPLGHDEPAAALPCKLPVSEETSKNKVASWLSSNSMAESFQDNDGASSFRVGEGGEVKAVKMEVAAEREKGCAATQGDLNGEAKAAKKEEPEESTKISRLSSLERRYGYNPCPPKLEGIRRPVSGIVMLQNRRRSLAPPPPSEDVLTLSSSTDSDGENGQAPGRANDSDDIQTISSGSEEEEGEDKKNPSSGSGPVKRQVAVKSTRGFALKSTHGIAIKSTPLAAADKGESAGPVRRSTRQFYDGEENCYIIDAKLEGNLGRYLNHSCTPNLFVQNVFVDTHDLRFPWVAFFASKRIRAGTELTWDYNYEVGSVEGKELLCCCGAIDCRGRLL, from the exons ATGGAGGAGATGGATTCCCAGGACAtcaaagagctgcagcaggaggtaatggaggagctgggaatctccatggaggagctgcaggagatcATCGACAAAGAAGTGGAGAATTCCGAGTGGGTGaggcagaggaagcagcagctggaggagctggagcagtgcaTGAGgcacaaggaggaggaggtggccCACGTCGACCAGCTCATTGACGATGCCATGAG GGCCATCAACAAGTGCGAGACGCTGGCCAAGGAATTGTATTCCATGATCGGCCTCCAGTACCGGGAGAGCAGCTCCGAGGACGAGGCGCCGGCGGCCGCCGAGGTCATCGAGATCCCggacgaggaggacgacgaCGTCATGAGCGTGGACTCGGGCTGGAAGCGCA gcagcagcagtccCAGAATCTCCAGAGATCAGAGTCTG CTGCGGGAAGCCATGGTTGCCATGAGGAAATCTGCCCGGGACGTTGCGAAATTCATGGATGCTGTCAGCAAGAAAACGAGCTTGCAGGAAGCACAGAAAG ATGCACAACCCCCTCAGGAATCTCCTGGCGCTGCCCAGCCCGTCattgtccctgcagcccctgagaATGACCTCAACACTGATGGGGACCTCAAAGTGGGCAtgaggattttggggaaaaaaagaaccaaaacgTGGCACAAGGGGACGTTGATTGCCATCCAGACGGTCG GTGCTGGCAAGAAATACAAGGTGAAGTTTGATAATAAAGGAAAGAGTTTGCTCTCGGGCAACCACATTGCCTACGATTACCACCCCTCTGCCGAGAGGCACCACGTGGGCAGGAGGGTGGTGGCCAGGTACAAGGATGGCAATCAGATGTGGCTCTATGCTGGCATCGTGGCTGAGACCCCCAACGTCAAGAATAAAGACAG GTTCCTGATCTTCTTCGACGACGGCTACGCGTCGTACGTGAAGGAGTGGGAGCTGTACCCGGTCTGCCGGCCAC TGAAAAAAGCCTGGGAAGACATTGAGGATGTTTCCTGCCGGGATTTCATCGAGGAATACATCACTGCCTACCCCAACCGGCCCATGGTGCTGCTGAAGAATGGGCAGCTGATCAAAACCGAGTGGGAAGGCACCTGGTGGAAATCCAGAGTGGAAGAAGTGGATGGAAGTCTGGTCAAAATCCTTTTCCTG GAAGCTCTACCCACGGGAACTGTGAGCGTTCCCTTCTCGTTCCCTCAGGAGGATAAACGTTGTGAGTGGATTTACCGAGGTTCCACACGCCTCGAGCCCATGTTCAGCATGAAAACTTCCACAGCTTCTAcccaggaaaagaagcaaagtgGGCAAACCAGGACTCGTCCCAATGTTG GTGCTGTGAGGAGCAAGGGCCCTGTGGTCCAGTACACCCAGGATTTAGCAGGAGCTGGTCCCCAGTACAAGACTCCGGAGCAGCCTCCAGCTGCCCGCCTCGCCTCTCCTCAGCCTGCAGAGATGGA ATGCTCCGACAACCAGCTGGCCCAGGGCAGAAAGCAGGTGGCCAAGAAAAGCACTTCCTTCCGTCCTGGCTCCGTGGGCTCCGGGCACTCGTCCCCATCCTCCCCCGTCCTCAGCGACGCCCCAGCAGCCGGGAGGGCCCTGCCGGCCCCGCAGCACCG TCTCCCCAGCAGcgctccctcccagcccttccaCGGGATGATGGACCGCGTTCCCAACGAGCCATCCTACCGGGCCcctctggagaagctcttctACCTGCCCCACGTGTGCAGCTACACGTGCCTGTCGCGGGTGCGGCCCATCCGCAGCGATCAGTACCGCAGCCGCAACCCGCTGCTCATCCCGCTGCTCTACGACTTCCGCCGCATGACGGCGCGGCGCCGCGTCAACCGCAAGATGGGCTTCCACGTGCTCTACAAAACCCCCTGCGGGCTCTGCCTGCGCTCCATGCAGGAGATCGAGCGCTACCTCTTCGAGACGGACTGCGACTTCTTGTTCCTGGAGATGTTCTGCTTGGATCCCTACGTGCTGGTGGATCGCAAGTTCCAGCCTTACAAGCCTTACTACTACATCGCCGACATCACCAAGGGCAAGGAGGACGTGCCGCTGTCGTGCGTCAACGAGATCGACAACACCCCGCCGCCGCAAGTGGCCTACAGCAAGGAGAGGATTCCCGGCAAGGGGGTGTACATCAATACCAGCTGGGAGTTCCTCGTGGGCTGTGACTGCAAGGATGGCTGCAGAGACAA ATCCAGGTGTGCCTGTCACCAGCTGACCATCCAGGCCAGCGGCTGCACCCCCGGAGGGCAAATCAACCCCAACTCGGGCTACCAGCACAAGCGGCTGGAGGAATGTCTCCCAACAGG CGTTTACGAGTGCAACAAGAGGTGCAAGTGCAACGTGAACATGTGCACCAACCGCCTGGTGCAGCACGGCCTCCAGGTGCGCCTGCAGCTCTTCAAGACCCAGAACAAAGGTTGGGGCATTCGCTGCCTCGATGACATCGCCAAGGGCTCCTTTGTCTGCATCTACGCAG GGAAAATCCTCACGGATGACTTCGCTGACAAagaggggctggagatgggCGACGAGTACTTCGCCAACCTGGACCACATCGAGAGCGTGGAGAACTTCAAGGAGGGCTACGAGAGCGACGCCAAGTGCTCCTCGGACAACAGCGGCGTGGACCTCaaggacgacgacgacgacgacgagaACACGGGCACGGACGAGCTGGAGGAATCCAACGAGGACAGCTCCGACGACAACTTCTGCAAGGACGAGAGCTTCAGCACGAGCTCGGTGCTGCGCAGCTACGCCACGCGCCGGCAGACGCGCGGCCAGCGCGACCACGGCCTCTCGGAGACGGCCTCCAAGGACTCGGGGCTCACGCGGCCCCTCGGCCACGACGAGCCCGCCGCGGCCCTGCCCTGCAAGCTGCCCGTGTCCGAGGAGACCTCCAAGAACAAAGTGGCCTCGTGGCTGAGCTCCAACAGCATGGCCGAGAGCTTCCAGGACAACGACGGCGCTTCGTCCTTCAGGGTGGGCGAAGGGGGAGAAGTCAAAGCTGTGAAAATGGAGGTGGCTGCggagagggagaagggctgCGCTGCCACGCAGGGAGATCTGAACGGAGAGGCAAAGGCAGCCAAGAAGGAG GAACCTGAAGAATCGACCAAAATTTCCAG gctgagcagcctggaaaggaggtACGGCTACAACCCCTGCCCCCCCAAGCTGGAGGGGATCCGGAGGCCGGTGAGTGGGATAGTGATGCTGCAGAACCGCCGGCGATCCctggccccgccgcccccctcGGAG GACGTGCTGACACTGTCCAGCAGCACCGACAGCGACGGGGAGAACGGGCAGGCCCCGGGCAGGGCCAACGACAGCGACGACATCCAGACCATTTCCTCGGGatcggaggaggaggaaggggaggacaAGAAAAATCCATCATCTGGGTCAG GTCCCGTGAAGAGACAGGTGGCTGTGAAATCCACCCGAGGCTTCGCCCTCAAGTCCACCCACGGCATCGCCATCAAATCCACGCCGCTGGCAGCGGCCGACAAGGGCGAGAGCGCGGGGCCCGTGCGCCGCAGCACGCGGCAGTTCTACGACGGCGAGGAGAACTGTTACATCATCGATGCCAAGCTCGAGGGCAACCTGGGCCGCTACCTCAAC
- the SETDB1 gene encoding histone-lysine N-methyltransferase SETDB1 isoform X3, whose amino-acid sequence MEEMDSQDIKELQQEVMEELGISMEELQEIIDKEVENSEWVRQRKQQLEELEQCMRHKEEEVAHVDQLIDDAMRAINKCETLAKELYSMIGLQYRESSSEDEAPAAAEVIEIPDEEDDDVMSVDSGWKRSSSSPRISRDQSLLREAMVAMRKSARDVAKFMDAVSKKTSLQEAQKDAQPPQESPGAAQPVIVPAAPENDLNTDGDLKVGMRILGKKRTKTWHKGTLIAIQTVGAGKKYKVKFDNKGKSLLSGNHIAYDYHPSAERHHVGRRVVARYKDGNQMWLYAGIVAETPNVKNKDRFLIFFDDGYASYVKEWELYPVCRPLKKAWEDIEDVSCRDFIEEYITAYPNRPMVLLKNGQLIKTEWEGTWWKSRVEEVDGSLVKILFLEALPTGTVSVPFSFPQEDKRCEWIYRGSTRLEPMFSMKTSTASTQEKKQSGQTRTRPNVGAVRSKGPVVQYTQDLAGAGPQYKTPEQPPAARLASPQPAEMEHWPPAALCPSTWTDLLADLAGNSGSVVGPGGHGAIHGQAAARGPRGTFPEPQAEGGLEEGGTQLGDEGSMLEDTREPGNVLGDFLAEGEALPVHFCQHCGFPVRVYGRLAPCQHVFCCDCALLVGHEGGRTCPRCEQPVQEVNLYSPQAFQV is encoded by the exons ATGGAGGAGATGGATTCCCAGGACAtcaaagagctgcagcaggaggtaatggaggagctgggaatctccatggaggagctgcaggagatcATCGACAAAGAAGTGGAGAATTCCGAGTGGGTGaggcagaggaagcagcagctggaggagctggagcagtgcaTGAGgcacaaggaggaggaggtggccCACGTCGACCAGCTCATTGACGATGCCATGAG GGCCATCAACAAGTGCGAGACGCTGGCCAAGGAATTGTATTCCATGATCGGCCTCCAGTACCGGGAGAGCAGCTCCGAGGACGAGGCGCCGGCGGCCGCCGAGGTCATCGAGATCCCggacgaggaggacgacgaCGTCATGAGCGTGGACTCGGGCTGGAAGCGCA gcagcagcagtccCAGAATCTCCAGAGATCAGAGTCTG CTGCGGGAAGCCATGGTTGCCATGAGGAAATCTGCCCGGGACGTTGCGAAATTCATGGATGCTGTCAGCAAGAAAACGAGCTTGCAGGAAGCACAGAAAG ATGCACAACCCCCTCAGGAATCTCCTGGCGCTGCCCAGCCCGTCattgtccctgcagcccctgagaATGACCTCAACACTGATGGGGACCTCAAAGTGGGCAtgaggattttggggaaaaaaagaaccaaaacgTGGCACAAGGGGACGTTGATTGCCATCCAGACGGTCG GTGCTGGCAAGAAATACAAGGTGAAGTTTGATAATAAAGGAAAGAGTTTGCTCTCGGGCAACCACATTGCCTACGATTACCACCCCTCTGCCGAGAGGCACCACGTGGGCAGGAGGGTGGTGGCCAGGTACAAGGATGGCAATCAGATGTGGCTCTATGCTGGCATCGTGGCTGAGACCCCCAACGTCAAGAATAAAGACAG GTTCCTGATCTTCTTCGACGACGGCTACGCGTCGTACGTGAAGGAGTGGGAGCTGTACCCGGTCTGCCGGCCAC TGAAAAAAGCCTGGGAAGACATTGAGGATGTTTCCTGCCGGGATTTCATCGAGGAATACATCACTGCCTACCCCAACCGGCCCATGGTGCTGCTGAAGAATGGGCAGCTGATCAAAACCGAGTGGGAAGGCACCTGGTGGAAATCCAGAGTGGAAGAAGTGGATGGAAGTCTGGTCAAAATCCTTTTCCTG GAAGCTCTACCCACGGGAACTGTGAGCGTTCCCTTCTCGTTCCCTCAGGAGGATAAACGTTGTGAGTGGATTTACCGAGGTTCCACACGCCTCGAGCCCATGTTCAGCATGAAAACTTCCACAGCTTCTAcccaggaaaagaagcaaagtgGGCAAACCAGGACTCGTCCCAATGTTG GTGCTGTGAGGAGCAAGGGCCCTGTGGTCCAGTACACCCAGGATTTAGCAGGAGCTGGTCCCCAGTACAAGACTCCGGAGCAGCCTCCAGCTGCCCGCCTCGCCTCTCCTCAGCCTGCAGAGATGGA GCACTGGCCCCCGGCTGCCTTGTGTCCCTCCACTTGGACTGACCTGCTCGCTGACCTCGCTGGGAATTCGGGATCAGTGGTCGGTCCCGGTGGGCACGGAGCAATCCACGGCCAAGCCGCTGCCAGGGGCCCAAGGGGGACATTCCCGGAGCCGCAGGCTGAAGGAGGCCTGGAGGAAGGAGGAACTCAGCTCGGTGATGAAGGGAGCATGTTGGAGGACACCAGGGAACCTGGCAATGTGCTCGGGGACTTTTTAGCAGAGGGAGAAGCTCTCCCGGTTCATTTTTGCCAGCACTGTGGATTTCCCGTCCGGGTTTACGGCCGCCTGGCCCCGTGCCAGCACGTCTTCTGCTGTGACTGTGCCCTGCTGGTGGGGCACGAGGGAGGCAGGACGTGTCCCAGGTGTGAGCAGCCCGTGCAGGAGGTCAACCTTTACTCCCCACAGGCTTTCCAGGTGTAG
- the SETDB1 gene encoding histone-lysine N-methyltransferase SETDB1 isoform X2: MVAMRKSARDVAKFMDAVSKKTSLQEAQKDAQPPQESPGAAQPVIVPAAPENDLNTDGDLKVGMRILGKKRTKTWHKGTLIAIQTVGAGKKYKVKFDNKGKSLLSGNHIAYDYHPSAERHHVGRRVVARYKDGNQMWLYAGIVAETPNVKNKDRFLIFFDDGYASYVKEWELYPVCRPLKKAWEDIEDVSCRDFIEEYITAYPNRPMVLLKNGQLIKTEWEGTWWKSRVEEVDGSLVKILFLEALPTGTVSVPFSFPQEDKRCEWIYRGSTRLEPMFSMKTSTASTQEKKQSGQTRTRPNVGAVRSKGPVVQYTQDLAGAGPQYKTPEQPPAARLASPQPAEMECSDNQLAQGRKQVAKKSTSFRPGSVGSGHSSPSSPVLSDAPAAGRALPAPQHRLPSSAPSQPFHGMMDRVPNEPSYRAPLEKLFYLPHVCSYTCLSRVRPIRSDQYRSRNPLLIPLLYDFRRMTARRRVNRKMGFHVLYKTPCGLCLRSMQEIERYLFETDCDFLFLEMFCLDPYVLVDRKFQPYKPYYYIADITKGKEDVPLSCVNEIDNTPPPQVAYSKERIPGKGVYINTSWEFLVGCDCKDGCRDKSRCACHQLTIQASGCTPGGQINPNSGYQHKRLEECLPTGVYECNKRCKCNVNMCTNRLVQHGLQVRLQLFKTQNKGWGIRCLDDIAKGSFVCIYAGKILTDDFADKEGLEMGDEYFANLDHIESVENFKEGYESDAKCSSDNSGVDLKDDDDDDENTGTDELEESNEDSSDDNFCKDESFSTSSVLRSYATRRQTRGQRDHGLSETASKDSGLTRPLGHDEPAAALPCKLPVSEETSKNKVASWLSSNSMAESFQDNDGASSFRVGEGGEVKAVKMEVAAEREKGCAATQGDLNGEAKAAKKEEPEESTKISRLSSLERRYGYNPCPPKLEGIRRPVSGIVMLQNRRRSLAPPPPSEDVLTLSSSTDSDGENGQAPGRANDSDDIQTISSGSEEEEGEDKKNPSSGSGPVKRQVAVKSTRGFALKSTHGIAIKSTPLAAADKGESAGPVRRSTRQFYDGEENCYIIDAKLEGNLGRYLNHSCTPNLFVQNVFVDTHDLRFPWVAFFASKRIRAGTELTWDYNYEVGSVEGKELLCCCGAIDCRGRLL; the protein is encoded by the exons ATGGTTGCCATGAGGAAATCTGCCCGGGACGTTGCGAAATTCATGGATGCTGTCAGCAAGAAAACGAGCTTGCAGGAAGCACAGAAAG ATGCACAACCCCCTCAGGAATCTCCTGGCGCTGCCCAGCCCGTCattgtccctgcagcccctgagaATGACCTCAACACTGATGGGGACCTCAAAGTGGGCAtgaggattttggggaaaaaaagaaccaaaacgTGGCACAAGGGGACGTTGATTGCCATCCAGACGGTCG GTGCTGGCAAGAAATACAAGGTGAAGTTTGATAATAAAGGAAAGAGTTTGCTCTCGGGCAACCACATTGCCTACGATTACCACCCCTCTGCCGAGAGGCACCACGTGGGCAGGAGGGTGGTGGCCAGGTACAAGGATGGCAATCAGATGTGGCTCTATGCTGGCATCGTGGCTGAGACCCCCAACGTCAAGAATAAAGACAG GTTCCTGATCTTCTTCGACGACGGCTACGCGTCGTACGTGAAGGAGTGGGAGCTGTACCCGGTCTGCCGGCCAC TGAAAAAAGCCTGGGAAGACATTGAGGATGTTTCCTGCCGGGATTTCATCGAGGAATACATCACTGCCTACCCCAACCGGCCCATGGTGCTGCTGAAGAATGGGCAGCTGATCAAAACCGAGTGGGAAGGCACCTGGTGGAAATCCAGAGTGGAAGAAGTGGATGGAAGTCTGGTCAAAATCCTTTTCCTG GAAGCTCTACCCACGGGAACTGTGAGCGTTCCCTTCTCGTTCCCTCAGGAGGATAAACGTTGTGAGTGGATTTACCGAGGTTCCACACGCCTCGAGCCCATGTTCAGCATGAAAACTTCCACAGCTTCTAcccaggaaaagaagcaaagtgGGCAAACCAGGACTCGTCCCAATGTTG GTGCTGTGAGGAGCAAGGGCCCTGTGGTCCAGTACACCCAGGATTTAGCAGGAGCTGGTCCCCAGTACAAGACTCCGGAGCAGCCTCCAGCTGCCCGCCTCGCCTCTCCTCAGCCTGCAGAGATGGA ATGCTCCGACAACCAGCTGGCCCAGGGCAGAAAGCAGGTGGCCAAGAAAAGCACTTCCTTCCGTCCTGGCTCCGTGGGCTCCGGGCACTCGTCCCCATCCTCCCCCGTCCTCAGCGACGCCCCAGCAGCCGGGAGGGCCCTGCCGGCCCCGCAGCACCG TCTCCCCAGCAGcgctccctcccagcccttccaCGGGATGATGGACCGCGTTCCCAACGAGCCATCCTACCGGGCCcctctggagaagctcttctACCTGCCCCACGTGTGCAGCTACACGTGCCTGTCGCGGGTGCGGCCCATCCGCAGCGATCAGTACCGCAGCCGCAACCCGCTGCTCATCCCGCTGCTCTACGACTTCCGCCGCATGACGGCGCGGCGCCGCGTCAACCGCAAGATGGGCTTCCACGTGCTCTACAAAACCCCCTGCGGGCTCTGCCTGCGCTCCATGCAGGAGATCGAGCGCTACCTCTTCGAGACGGACTGCGACTTCTTGTTCCTGGAGATGTTCTGCTTGGATCCCTACGTGCTGGTGGATCGCAAGTTCCAGCCTTACAAGCCTTACTACTACATCGCCGACATCACCAAGGGCAAGGAGGACGTGCCGCTGTCGTGCGTCAACGAGATCGACAACACCCCGCCGCCGCAAGTGGCCTACAGCAAGGAGAGGATTCCCGGCAAGGGGGTGTACATCAATACCAGCTGGGAGTTCCTCGTGGGCTGTGACTGCAAGGATGGCTGCAGAGACAA ATCCAGGTGTGCCTGTCACCAGCTGACCATCCAGGCCAGCGGCTGCACCCCCGGAGGGCAAATCAACCCCAACTCGGGCTACCAGCACAAGCGGCTGGAGGAATGTCTCCCAACAGG CGTTTACGAGTGCAACAAGAGGTGCAAGTGCAACGTGAACATGTGCACCAACCGCCTGGTGCAGCACGGCCTCCAGGTGCGCCTGCAGCTCTTCAAGACCCAGAACAAAGGTTGGGGCATTCGCTGCCTCGATGACATCGCCAAGGGCTCCTTTGTCTGCATCTACGCAG GGAAAATCCTCACGGATGACTTCGCTGACAAagaggggctggagatgggCGACGAGTACTTCGCCAACCTGGACCACATCGAGAGCGTGGAGAACTTCAAGGAGGGCTACGAGAGCGACGCCAAGTGCTCCTCGGACAACAGCGGCGTGGACCTCaaggacgacgacgacgacgacgagaACACGGGCACGGACGAGCTGGAGGAATCCAACGAGGACAGCTCCGACGACAACTTCTGCAAGGACGAGAGCTTCAGCACGAGCTCGGTGCTGCGCAGCTACGCCACGCGCCGGCAGACGCGCGGCCAGCGCGACCACGGCCTCTCGGAGACGGCCTCCAAGGACTCGGGGCTCACGCGGCCCCTCGGCCACGACGAGCCCGCCGCGGCCCTGCCCTGCAAGCTGCCCGTGTCCGAGGAGACCTCCAAGAACAAAGTGGCCTCGTGGCTGAGCTCCAACAGCATGGCCGAGAGCTTCCAGGACAACGACGGCGCTTCGTCCTTCAGGGTGGGCGAAGGGGGAGAAGTCAAAGCTGTGAAAATGGAGGTGGCTGCggagagggagaagggctgCGCTGCCACGCAGGGAGATCTGAACGGAGAGGCAAAGGCAGCCAAGAAGGAG GAACCTGAAGAATCGACCAAAATTTCCAG gctgagcagcctggaaaggaggtACGGCTACAACCCCTGCCCCCCCAAGCTGGAGGGGATCCGGAGGCCGGTGAGTGGGATAGTGATGCTGCAGAACCGCCGGCGATCCctggccccgccgcccccctcGGAG GACGTGCTGACACTGTCCAGCAGCACCGACAGCGACGGGGAGAACGGGCAGGCCCCGGGCAGGGCCAACGACAGCGACGACATCCAGACCATTTCCTCGGGatcggaggaggaggaaggggaggacaAGAAAAATCCATCATCTGGGTCAG GTCCCGTGAAGAGACAGGTGGCTGTGAAATCCACCCGAGGCTTCGCCCTCAAGTCCACCCACGGCATCGCCATCAAATCCACGCCGCTGGCAGCGGCCGACAAGGGCGAGAGCGCGGGGCCCGTGCGCCGCAGCACGCGGCAGTTCTACGACGGCGAGGAGAACTGTTACATCATCGATGCCAAGCTCGAGGGCAACCTGGGCCGCTACCTCAAC